The Oncorhynchus tshawytscha isolate Ot180627B linkage group LG02, Otsh_v2.0, whole genome shotgun sequence genome contains the following window.
ttaaattcttcttgaactgcactgttggttaagggcttgtaagtgagcatttcacggtaaggtctacacttgttgtatttggtgacaaataaagtttgatttgatctcGTGAACGTGACAAACTGGCACGTTTACATTTTTCataaaaaacaactttatatagAAGGAGTGCCTTTAATTTGACAACTTGCACTTGCGCAGTTCGGCGCGGAACAACCATTAGACCCTTTTATAGGGCTTGTTCGACATTGCAGCCGACTGTGCAGGTGGCTGACTGATCTGTAAATCACATTGcgtcataaataactactcattaaAATTTGTAGAtcattcagtcagtcacaatttacccgAGATACATTACGGATTTTATGCTCTCGAACACGGCCACAGTCTatggatagatagatacataTTTCTGCGCATGAGCTTAGCTAGTCAACGTGTCGTCGCCATGAAATCGCTATCGGGGATTTcaattggagaagcagtttctagcttcatactgtactgtctgtagtttTATCTTCGTCGATGGCTTTCTATTTTAGTGAAGAGTTAAGACAAACTCTGGGCCCTATTATGGTCAGAAAAAACTCTTGGCCCTTTAAGATTTTAATTGATTTCCTGAAAACGAGTTTGTCATCGAGCTGTCCAAAGACTATTTTTGGTTAAAGACTCCCCAAAGACAAAACTCTTTCTTTATAATCTCCCAAGTTTTTCCTGAGcacgtgacctgaccaggaaaaaacAGTAAAATCACATCAAAGACTCTAGGCCTACAGGTCAGATTCCATCCAATCTGGAGCGGcatatagcctagtggttaagagcagtcaacaaaaggttgctggttcaaatccccgggATGACTAGGTGAACAATCCGTcaacatgcccttgagcaaggctctattcactctggataagagcatctgctaaaatgtCAATCTTGTCAGATCATATGGGAAAAACTCATGGCCCAAGTTTTAAAGTGTAATTACACAAGCTGATCATTTTCAGATTCCTTCCTACCCCACTCCCCATCAGACCAGCGTTCATGGGGCGAGCCAGACAGACCGCTGGCCCACTTCCCATTACTAGGAACGAGAAAGGAATGAATCACAGTGCAACTCCTCATTGAGAAATGACCAAATATAGGCATTTCATGGATAAAGAGGTTTAGGCCAGGCAGTCGAGATGTAAACTGACCTGTTGCTATCCCTCTCAACCCCAAGTGCACTGGCCGGGAGAGAGCAATGCTTTTCCACTGCCTTGAACATGATGTCCTTAAAGGAGCCATCTCACAACTTCTCATATATTGTCAGAACTAGTAGCAGTGCTctacttggactgaaataggtgccggtactcCTTTGGGATGCCGCTACTATTAATATTTAGGCACTtttgagataatattctataagaggtgctGGAGCTCTAGTAGTAGAAACATTGAGGTGCCGGTACTCCGCTCGAGTGAGCTCCCaccccaagtcaagcactggtagTCCCCTCTCTTTTGTTGGTTGTGTGAAGGACATGATCTTGTGGGAGAGAACTtgtagagtgtactgtactgtcctctccaACTAAAGTTCACATTCCATTTAGTCTTGTCCGCCAGCCATGTGTACAGAAATGGAAATCAGATTGACATTACAGTATACACACAACAGTGCATTAGATCATTAGCTTTCTGTTCCCAAGGAACACTTcagtgctctctgtgtgtgtacgcaAACATTTTATTAGGATCCATTTGACATTGTATACTCGGCATGACACACAGAATGGTCCATTCGGTCACAAAGCTTCAAAATCATTGCAGGTTACAGGGCTCTACCAAGACAACATATCTTATATAGATGCTGGAAATGATTCCTGATTCTGTCAACCAAGCAATAGACAGACATAGCCTACTGAATACTTCTCAAGCAGAAGAAATtgtataaagatttttttttaaatgggaatGTCCCCCTGAAaggaaaatattttttaataGAAGTTTAACATTTAAACAAAATACAGTAAAAGTATCCCTCACATTTTCTTTATCAGTACTGTACTATCAAATAATGGATAGATATTACCTCATCCGGTATCTTGTTGTTAGACAAagtatttttacctttattctTGTTGTACTTCATTGCAATGTTGTTAAAATAAAGTTGATTATATTACACTTTCAATTGCAAACATATAAGTACATTTTATTAAAGGTACACAAGCTCTGTAAGTAAAGTTAGTGAAGTCCAATATGACAGAGAAACCACATTATGCATACAAATAATCAAGTCACTTTTAGAGCAGCGAGACACTCTGTACAACATCACATCCAATTttaaagtttttattttatttattattattttgtattttatttaaccttttatttaactaggcaagtcggttaagaacacaatgacggcctaccccggccaaatcctcccctaaccaggacgacgctgggccaattgtgcgccgccctatgggactcccgatcacggccggttgtgatacagcccgggatcgaaccagggtctgtagtgacacctctagcactgagatgcagtgccttagaccgctgcaccactcgggagctagTATTGCATAGCTCAACAAGGCTGCTCTGACATGTTAATAAAATAAACTGTTTTGACATCCTTAGGATTAAGACATCCAGCCTAGAATATATTTGCATTGTTGTTGCTGTAAATAGTATTCTATGATTTGTTGTCTTTGCTTTTGAGTGTCGTTTTTCTTCTGTTAGAATTATTTTTTGCACTTTAAGCAAAATGTATGAAAATAGCTTCATACATAACGTTGTTATTACTAAAAGGGCGACCATTCTTACATCTAAAGAAAACTGAACTTCCTTAATGAATCTTTCAAAGACTGAACTTCATACTGAATCGTTCAAATAAGACTGAACTTCCTTACTGAATCATTCAAAGAAGACTGAACTTCCTTACTGAATCGTTCAAAGACTGAACTTCCTTACTGAATCGTTCAAAGAAGACTGAACTTCATACTGAATCGTTCAAAAACTGAACTTCATACTGAATCGTTCAAAGAAGATTGAACTTCATACTGAATCGTTCAAAGAAGACTGGGATTATAGGTTGCTTTTTATGTGAAAACTTTGCCTGAGATGTCAGTCTTGAGATTTGGCAACGACACACATTacaaaccacctctctcctccccctgtgaATTGTTGAAGTCTAACCCCATTTTAATTCCCTGATAATATACCATGGAGAATCAGCAGTTTTGGCAAAATGATATGTCACAAGCCACGAGGTGATTCCCTCCACAAATAAATAAACTGTCAAATTACAGTCCAATTTTTCAATGAAGGTTAAAGTAGATTTGTATAGAATTTACAGAAAACTGTTTGACCTGCTTTTCAGTTACCACCACCCCACATTATACTGTACACGTCATGCCACATATGCTTGTCCACATACCATATGAACTTCTTCATAATCTAGTGCAAATAACAGGCAAAGTATCAACACAGACAAAGGCAGACAAATAGGACCTCAGGGCACGTCCTGCTGAAAAACTCCCTCCACAGGGTCCCTGCGGTCCAGTGTATAGCTTAGAGAGAACTAGCTTAGAGAGAACTCACGGCACAGTGGAAGCCGTGCATCCAATAGAAATCATCTGTTCATTCTCTGCTTGCCTGCCTTATCAACCTCGCAGCACAGTGGTCAGACTGTGTGTATATCTATGCATGGGATGTGTAGGAGTTTTGATCCACGCTCAAGACCACCTGTGAGATCTATGTCCTTCCTATTTCTTGGGTTATGGTCTCGATTCCAGAGGACTACTGCAACAGCTTTGGTACCGCAACCTGTAGGAAGAGAGGGGATGGTATATGGATATAAATGTGTTACAACTCTTTCTATGTCTATCAGCTATTTATCCTTGCCCCACCTTACCTTCTTCAGTTTCTTCATATTGACATTCCTAATGGAGTCCAGCAGTTGGTCCCTGGAGTTAACACCGGCTTTATTGGCCTTATCATCCATCTTCCTCTGTGATGCAGGCGTCAAGGAGTTGCGTAGGGAGTCTATGTCCAGCATGGgcggtggaggtgggggtggtcctccaggaggagggggtggaggaggtccCCCTCCTCGTCCTCTTTTAGGAGTCAACTTCGGCGAGGGCATTGGTGAGGGATGTGGGGAGGGTGTAGGGGAAGCCTTGGGGGAACCCCGGAGGAATCCTCCAGCAGTTTTGGGGACCTCCAGCGCCCCTTTCTTCTCACCATTGGCCTGGGCCAGCTTCTGCTCCTGTAAGCGCCGCTGTCGCTGCTTGTCCATGTTACGGCTCAGGATGTTGGTCATGGTCATGCGTGGGCCGGCAAGCTCAAAGCCATAGCCCAGCTTCAGGAGGGTGGTGTTGTCTTTCAATATCTTGGTCATTTCCATTTCTGTCTTGCCCCCACAGATGTGCCTCTGGTTGTGGAAGCGCAGCTCGGTGAGTGTAGTGTTTTTCTGCAAGGCTTGGATCAGGGACATTATACCCTTGGGGGTGAGAAGGTTCGAGTCCAGGTTGATGCTTGTGATGGACGTGTTGCTGCGCAAGGTGCCAGCGATGGCGTAGGCCACATGGTCGTCAGCACGGCAGTTGGCCAAGGCGAATGTCTTAATGTGGGTGTTTTTATTCAAGGCCTCTGCAAACTGGATGAGTGTTTTAGCCTTGATGACCTCAGAGTTGTTGACGTTGAGCTCGGTCATGGTGGGGTCGTTGCTGCGAACCTGCTCTATGAGGTCATCGAACATGCTGGAGTCCTCgtcttcttcctcctctactTTGGGCTTGCTAGGTGTGCTCTTGTTCGCCACACAGTTCCCACGTTGTTCATCACCCTTGATGGATTTTAGTCCTTCATTCAAATCTTTTCCCTTTTTCTCTTCGGTTTCCTTATCTGTGATACTCCTATCTTTCGCTTTCATACTGTCCTTACGTTTTAACACCATGTCTTTCTCATTATTCTTACCATCTTCTTTCACTTTCTCCTTAGAATCTTCCTTCTCACTTCCGCTCTCCTCTTCTTTTGGTGACTTTTGACGCTCAAGTTTCATGTCAAACTTGTCTTTATTGGGCTTGTCTTTCTCTTCCACTCTGGATTTCTTATCTTCTGGTTTACTCTCTTCAATGTGACTTTGCTTTTCCACCAACTTTGACACAAGTCCCCTTGTCTTGTTTTCACCTCTTTTCCTactctcctcctttctttctttctccttgaTCTCCTCTTTTTCCTTTTTCTCCTGTAACTTGGAGATCATTTCTTTTGTCTTATTACTGGTGCTCAATCTATTGTCTCTTTTCTCCTTAAGCTTGCTATCCTCATTTTTATCTCTTTCTTTGGCATCCTCTTTCTCTACAATGtccctactctcccctctcccgaATCTGTCTCTAGTTGGATCTTTCACGTCAGTGTCGCTACTCTCAACTCTTTTGAAGCTTTCTCTAGGGGTCTCTTTCACATCTTTTtctttgctctcctctctcctgtatctaCTGGACAGGCTGGCTCTGTCCTCTTTAGTACAGTCTGGGCCTTTGTTATTTCTCTCCACCATCTTGTTCTCTCGTTCAGTGGAGATACTTGATTGCCTCCtgatccctcctccttccttcccctcctgaCTCAGGCCCATCTTCCTCAGGTACTCTTGTTTCCGGCTCTCCTTCTTGGGTTCTCCCTGCAGGAGAAGAAACATTACATAGGAATGTTTCCACAGTGAAGTGAATCTGAATAGTATACTGTAACACATTGGCGAGACTTTCAAGAATCCACACAATTCAAAcagtaatatactgaacaaaaatataaacacatcattaaagtgttggtcccatgtttcatgagcagaaataaaatatcccagaaatgttccatatgcacaaaaagtgtatttctcttACACTTGgagaacaaatttgtttacatccctgttagtgagcatttcctctttgccaagataatccatccaccggacaggtgtggcatatcaagaagctgattaaatagcatgatcattacacaggtgcaccttctgctggggcatgttgactacaggaatgtccaccagagctgttgccaaataattttatgttaatttctctaccataagccgcctccaaagtcattttagtggaattggcagtacgtccaaccgacctcataaccgcagaccacgtgtatggcgtcgtgtggacgagtggtttgctgatgtcaacattgtgaacagagtgccccatggtggcggtgggttatggtatgggcaggcataagctacgaacaatgagtacaattgcattttatcaatggtcTTGAGGCactgccccatgtcacaaggatctgtacataattcctggaagctgtcccagttcttccatggcctgcatactcaccagacatgtcacccattgagcatgtttgggatgctctggattgacatgtacgaCAGCAGGTTCCTGTTCCTGGCAATATCcaacaactttgcacagccattgaagaggaatgtgacaacattctacaggccacaatcaacagcctgatcaactctatgcgaaggagatgtcgcattgcgtgaggcaaatggtggtcactggtggacactgactggttttctgatctacggCCCTACTTTCTTTTTAAAGgattctgtgaccaacagatgcatatctgtatacccagtcatgggaaatccatagattagggcctaatgattttatttcaattgaccgatttcctgCTATGAACTATTACTCAGTACATTTTTcttaattgttgcatgttgcatttatatttttgttcagtagttTTCTACGGTATCATCCCATTTGAATCCAGATATTGTGTTTAATGTGTGTTTAATTTGTCAATGTGCCTTGCCTGTTATGGTCATCCCTGCATGGCCACCATTCTATGATGTCAACTAGCAACAGCCCTATTAAGATGATTAATCACAGGCCTGTCCTCCAGCTCCAAATCCAAATCAGTCTGTATCCTTGATTATGTAACCCTGTAACCCTTTGTTTACCAATGATTACACAAAAACATGCATTTGCTCATTCATATTCTctaaaaatattaaatattaaaatGAGTCTTGGTAATACCAGTCTAGTTTTATTTCAAAGCTATTTATGAAGAATAACATATTGGCTCCCTGAGAGCACAGTATGACAAACTATGATATAATCCCACAGCATGTAAACTTGACATTATATACCATGTGTTTACAGTGTGCATGGGGGAGCCTTTTATAgtgcagaaatacatttgcagaGCAGCTAAGTGTTTGATTTGTGAGCCTTGCTCCGTCTGTTTTGCTGTGCAAGGCTGTGGCCCTGGCAGATGTGTCCTTAAAAGGCGGTAAGGAACAATCAACCAAGGAATTCCATCAGGCCGGGATTAAGAAGCTCCACAGGGCCCAGGCTCCATCATCTAAAGTGCCTTTTTTTTATACACTTCCAACGGCTACATCATGGCTCGGTTTCCCCCTACCTGGTGGGCCCTATGTCAAAGCTACTACAATCTGACATCTCTGTATCTTTAAGCATTTCCTCTGTTTACCAAAGGAGACTTGAGCGAAGAATGTGAAAGCCTCTTAGGGGTATACAATAATGTTTTTTCTGGCATTAGAACTAGCAGCAGTGGTGCATGATTTATGTGGAGCATGAGCTGCTGGAATCTTTTCCAAGGTCCCGTTGGCAGGGGAATAAATGTCAGAAGTATCATCAAAATACCTGTTCAAGAAACACTAACCTAAATGAACTATTAGACATTTGTGAATTGTAATTTGTTTCTCTGGCTTCCAAAAGCCAGTCCTATTAACCAAAATGTGTTTTATTATAGTATAACAGTTACGTGAAACGGGTGGAGCTGATGTGAGGGGGTTGAAAGTAGTCCCGATCTGAAAGGATGTGATCAACTTCCACCACTATCAGTTTTGTCAACATCGCTGAGATTAAACAGATTTATCAGTAAAGGGATAAACCAGGTAGATTAACATAGGATAAACACCTAAAGTGACAGATTGTGTGGTAAAAGCATCTCAGAAGGCAGACTTTAGACCATCTCAGTCTCTCACATAATACACATTAACTGTGGAGGTTCCACTGACTTGATGTTCAGTTATCATACCTCAATAGACTGTTCCCTTTGGCTGAGCTTCCCTGGACGCTCTCGGCTGTCAAGCTTAGCATCCCGGTCCCGGACAGCGTTAGTGGCAGGCTGTTCTATTCCCTCGTTGGGATCCAGGTCCGGTATCACCAACACCTCCTTCTCcagctcctccatctcctcaGGGGACAGGTTGGACAGCAGGTTGTCCAGATCAGGGTCCTCGCTCACCTGCCGCCCCGTTCGCGTCAGTCCCCTAACCTTCCTCCTGGACATGGTTACCTCTGGCTGGAGAACACTCAAAGAAAATACCCTCGGAGCAGAACAGATGTAAAGGGTTTGTAGCCTACGAGTTGTATGGTATCTCCTTTAGAATATTGTTCTTTCCTAGTGTAGGAGCCTGCAGAATATCGGCCATGGGCCGAAGGTGGTGTCTCTCTCACTGAGACGCCACCAGAGGCATCAATTTTGGTGCTAAGAGGGAGGACTAGAGACTCGGCTTGCAGTCAGGTACCAGTATGGAGTGTTAGCCTATCATGAAAGTTGGTGTGTGAGGCTGGGACATTCTTTGAAATCCTGTGAAACTGCATGTCCATATTTAGTATAGGGTACATAGTCCTTTAAAGGCAAAGGGAAGGGCGGCGGTTTACAGAAATGCCAAAGCATAGTATAACACAGAGCTACTTCCTCTTTCATGATTACAGCATTACTTCAATAGGGTTCGATGTTCAATCAACACAGACTTCATAAAAACAAACTTGTAAAGTTGAATTTGTATTATAAGATGTGTCCATGCTATTGAGGTGTTTTATTACATAGTTTCACGAGTTAACTAATAACAAGCTAATGACTACAAAAACACATGAAACATTGTTCCAACATGAAAAGTCTAACACTGTGCTGAAATACTGTACATTCAAAAATCGCACTATGAACTAAAAGAAGAGGGATATTTCACTTGGTGGAAAAGTAACAAATTGAGGACATCTACTGGTCAAAATAGTAAACTTccatcagggtagcctagtggttagagcgttggactagtaaccggaaggttgcaagttcaaatccctgagctgacaaggtacaaatctgtcattctgcccatgaacaggcagttaacccactgttcctaggccatcattgaaaataagaatttgttcttaactgacttgcctagttaaataaaaggtaaaataaataaaatatcatgACCCCTTTCATACGTTCAGTGATAGATTGACTTAACATCAGTGGCAACCTGTAATTCAGGACAGGGGCTGCCCCACCTATTTATCttaaaagaaaaacaaataaaatgtgttgcatgttattttggcattaatacatgtcacacaTCAGTATGCAAACAGtgtaaaaatataataaataataattgacttaataaagctgcatacaaacatggtctcttttttgctttcttgagtaaggaaGCTCCAAAATGTAGGTGTTTCAGTCTAGCTGTGCTTTCTATGGTTATGGAGCAACCAGCGGAAAATAtggagcgtaagggttggtaatg
Protein-coding sequences here:
- the lmod1b gene encoding leiomodin-1; amino-acid sequence: MSRRKVRGLTRTGRQVSEDPDLDNLLSNLSPEEMEELEKEVLVIPDLDPNEGIEQPATNAVRDRDAKLDSRERPGKLSQREQSIEGEPKKESRKQEYLRKMGLSQEGKEGGGIRRQSSISTERENKMVERNNKGPDCTKEDRASLSSRYRREESKEKDVKETPRESFKRVESSDTDVKDPTRDRFGRGESRDIVEKEDAKERDKNEDSKLKEKRDNRLSTSNKTKEMISKLQEKKEKEEIKEKERKEESRKRGENKTRGLVSKLVEKQSHIEESKPEDKKSRVEEKDKPNKDKFDMKLERQKSPKEEESGSEKEDSKEKVKEDGKNNEKDMVLKRKDSMKAKDRSITDKETEEKKGKDLNEGLKSIKGDEQRGNCVANKSTPSKPKVEEEEDEDSSMFDDLIEQVRSNDPTMTELNVNNSEVIKAKTLIQFAEALNKNTHIKTFALANCRADDHVAYAIAGTLRSNTSITSINLDSNLLTPKGIMSLIQALQKNTTLTELRFHNQRHICGGKTEMEMTKILKDNTTLLKLGYGFELAGPRMTMTNILSRNMDKQRQRRLQEQKLAQANGEKKGALEVPKTAGGFLRGSPKASPTPSPHPSPMPSPKLTPKRGRGGGPPPPPPPGGPPPPPPPMLDIDSLRNSLTPASQRKMDDKANKAGVNSRDQLLDSIRNVNMKKLKKVAVPKLLQ